AACCGGGCCCTGATGATTCTTGCGGCGGACCTGGCAAACTACCAGGATCTTGTGCGAAGCAGGGGACAAAGCCAGGCAGACGCCATCCTAAAAGAAGTGGCAAGCCGAATTGCAACCTTTGCGGGGGCCGAAGGTATTGCCGCCCGTACGGGTAGCAATGAATTTGCGGTGGTGGCCACCATACTTCCCCGGGATTCTCTGGAACTGGTGGCTGAGCAGGCAGGTAAACTGACGGAAGTCCTGCAGCGTCCCATCGAATATGGCGGTTCGGTAATCTGGATTGGAGGGTCGGTAGGGGCAGCCCGTGGGGGAGCCTTAGAAGGGCCAGCCATTCTTGAAAAGGCCCGGAAAGCCCTTGAAGAGGCAAAAAAAGAAGGAGCTGGTCACTACGTGGTTGCAGATTTTACGGGATCCCAGAAGGGGTAGTTTCGGTCCATACCCAGAAACAAAGAGGTCGCTCGAGAACAAAAGGAATGAGCTTTTGTATATAAGAGGCCAGGGAGCTATCCCATGCGATAGGGCACCACCACATCAAAAAGAGGGGTTTTCTCGGAGTGGAAAGGGGAACTAGACAGGAAGCCACCCAGCGGGGATCCTGAAAAATTTCTGAGCATCGTTGCAAAGAAAATGAACCATTCGAAGAAACAAGAGGAGAGGCAACTTTCGCCGTTGTCTCCTGTGTTTCTATCTCAGAGTTTTCACAGGCTTCTCTGAGAACCTTTGCAAGATGTTTTCGTTGTCGAGAGGATTCCTGGGCAAGAAATCTTTCTATACCCCCTACGAGGGAACGAACAAAATCAGGTACCGTAAGGGTATTTTCAGAGGGCGAGGCAGGTTCTATCACAATAAGCCTTACCTTTTGCCGAAACTGAGACCAAAAATCGGACGCCTCTATAGTTTGTTTAAGAAAAAGAACATCGGACGTAACGATGAATCGTAGATCTCCCCGCCCAGAACGGGCCCGGCGTACTACCCCCTCGAGAACCTTTTCTATCTCCTGCAGAAGTACCCGATTCCGCTCCCAGCGAAATGCGATGAACTCTCCCTCTGACGAAGGATGCGCAAAAGGCATTCCCCCTTGCTCTACAAAAGAGACCCGTTCGCTGGCTGAGAAAACTACACCATCTGTGGTCCCTTCCCGAGAAGAGGGGTTTTCCGCGGAGGGCAGCAAAGTCCCGCCGTTTATACCCCCTTTCTCCATGGTCCTCGTATCGGCTATTTCAGGGTCTTCCCAGCCGGAAGGAGGGGGCTCCTCCTTCGGATGGGGCCCCTTTTCTTGATGGGACAGGACCACGTTCTGCGGGGCCCTGGGGGGAAGGGATTTTAACGCCCTATTCTGGATTGGCGCTGTGGGCAAGACATTTTTTTCCTCCCCTTCATATCCATAACGGGAACGATAGGTCTCTGAAAGGGCCTGAAAATAGTGGAGCACCTCTGTTCGGGGTTCCGATTGGGGCAGAGGATATCCCCCCTCTTGCACTAGGGTGGTCCCTCCTCTTTCCTTTTTATCACCCCCATCCCTTTCCTTTTGATAGCTATTGAAGGAACCATATGGTTGCACTATTCCTTGCTTTTCGCCCCAAGCTTCCAGATCCCGGATCATATCTTCCAGGGAACGATACCGTTGAGAAGGGTTAGGTTCGCTACAGCGAGAAAGAATGGCAAACAATTCTGGATGGAGGTATTCAGTCAGTCCAAAGAGGCGCAAGAGAGCCCCCAAGGAATAGATATCCCCCTCCACCGAAACTGCTTTGCCTTCCCGGATTTCCGGCGCCAATAAGGGTAAATCCTCAGATCCTATCAGATTTTTTTGTAGTAAAAATGGGAGAAGCACCGCATAGCCCGGGGGAAGGAAAAAGAAATCCTCTGGCCGGGGGACTTTCTTTCGCACCCACAGGCCCTCTGGCAAAAGCCCCCCCCAGTACAGCCCGTGGCTATGAAAAAAAGAGAGGGTCCGGGCAAGCCGCAGAGCAAGGGCAAAGAGAAATTTCTCATCAAGAGGAAGGTCCGAGGGGACCACATCTCTTAAGGGAAGTTCATCCCGATATTCACTGGAAATCACCAGTTGGGTTTCTACGGTTTCTACCTCTACAATAGGAATAATTCCTTCTGCCGAATAGTGATAGAGGGAGAAAATTTCGTTTTTTAACGCTCCAGTGCAATGATCAGGGACATCTTTTTTTAAGAACCGCAGCAAAAAACGATGGGGCGAATACATCGCCAGGGCAACCCACTGTTCAAAACAGGATGTATCGGATAATTTTTCCTGGAGGATATAGGTTCCCAGAATTTCATCATGTGCGTGCCACATATCATTTTCCATGGGCGGGCGGCCCCCTCCTTACCGCCCTTTACATTACTAAACTCTGATTTCTGGCACGATAGGCTTTACCGCCCGATCTTCGTAATTCCCCCGCTCAAGGAGTATATCCGGAATGGCCTCGTTGAGTTGCTTGGTCATATCGAGGAATTTACCCCGGATGTTGTTCGCCTGCAGGGCCACATCCTTGATTTCCTCAGAGGGCATGGGTTTCTGGGGTTCCACCAGAGAGGCAATTCGATCCAGGGTAGTAAGAATCGTTCGGTTAAGGGGATCCATCTGATTCTTCGATTTATCCAGGTGCTTACCCATGTTGTTCACATCGGTGACCGTTAAAGGATACAGGCGATACCCTTCTTCGGGCACCTGATAACAGAGGGTAATGAGTCCATAGATTATTTCCAGGGCCTTGGGATATATTTCGCCGGCCTTCCAGGTAGTAAGCATCCGGAAACATTCCCGCAACATAAAGGTGTTTGGCTGAATACTCCCCAAAAATTTAGCGGGCTCTTTATCTCCCACAAGGGCATCGATTACCCAGGGATTCCCCGATTCAATAAGTCTGAAAAACACGGGATAATTGTCAGGGGTAAGGCCCTGGCGATTTACCAGGTAATACGCAAAGCCCATCGCTGCAAAGGTACTGTATCCATCCCTACACTGGATAATATCGTTTAAATAAGAAAGCTCGAGGGCATCTATTTCAGTATCGGACCACAGGGGCCACGCTGCTTTTGCCATGTTCACCTCCTTGATTACTAAAAAAAGGGGAGGAGAGAAATTGTCCATACTTCTCACCCTCCCCCCATTGGTTCAGCCTCTGGTAAAAGGTTTAGCCGTTTGTTTCGGCCCCACTCCCTGCAGCCCGGGCAGCCCCTTCAACCTCCGCCAGGGGTTTCCGCTGCCGGGGCATTACATCCTTTTCAAGATTCGGCTCCAAACGGAGGAGTACTTCGGGAATGATATCCACCAGACGTTTCTTTGAATCGAAGAAGTTATTCCTGATGTTATGGGCATGCACTGCCAGATCTTCCATGTCTTCATCCACGTTCTGACCCTCCAGAGAAGCAAGTTTGTCGAGAATATCCAGAATGCTGCGATTCAGAAGATCGTCCTGCCCCTTTTCTTCGTTTAGATGCTTACCCAGGGCATTCACATCCGCCACTGTGGGGGGATAAATTTTGTATCCATCCAGCGGTGAATTGTAGGTGGTTTGGAACACACCCAGGATAATCCCCAGGGTTTTAGGATATATCTCGGCTTTCCGGTATTTAGTAAGAATAGAAAAACAGGTAGCCACAATAAAGTAATTCGGCTGGATAGAACTCATAAAGAGGAAGGGATCCCGGGTTCCCAGAAGGGCGTCTATGACCGCATGGTTTCGCACCGTCAGGATATTCAAGAAAACGGGATAATTGCCATTGGTAATACCCGTAAAATTAAGATAGCTTGCGTAGGTAATAGCGGCTTCTACGGCCTCCACACTCCGGCAACCTAAAATTCCCTTGAGCATATTATATTCAATCTGCTGAACCTCCGCCTCGGTCCAGTCCTGTTTCTTTTCAAATAATTCTTTCATCCTTCACCTCCTTTTTTAGTCCACATAGAGCATCCGTGGCGCCGTTTCCTTCGCCACATAGTCGGACTTAACCAGTAAGACCTGCGGAATAATATCTTCCATCTTTTTCCGCTTATCGAAGTAGTAGGTTCGGATATTATTCGCCTGTCGGGCCATTTGCTCTTTGTCGGGATCGTTGGAGGTTCCCGCGAGAGATCCAAGCTTATCTAGAATATCCAGAATACACCGATTGTTAGGATCATCCTGACCAAGCTCTTTATTCAGATGCTTCCCCAGGTTATTTACATCGTTGATAGATACCGCATAAATCTTGTACCCATCCTTGGGAGATGCATAGGCCGCCTGAAGGATACCCAGTACAATAGAAAGGGTTATGGGGTAGATACCGCCCGGATGCCAGTTGGTAAGGAGCTTAAAGGCCGTGAAAGAAAGATAACTGTTCGGCTGGATGGGACTTAAGAGCAGGAAGGGATCTTTCTTACCTACCAGGGTATCAATTACCCAGTGGTTTTCAATCTCAAGCATCTTTAGGAACACCGGATAATTATCGTTATTGAGCCCCGAAAGACTTAAGAACCGGGCAAAGCTGATGGCCCCCTCCACCGCCTCCTCCGTCCGGGATGCCAGCATGTTTTGCAGGATCCCGAGTTCTACCTGCATGATGGTTTCTTTTGACCAGGTCCGCTCGATAACCCGTTCAGTTTGTTTGTCCATTACAACCTCCTTGTTTCATCTAGAAGTGATGGCACATCCATTTAAAGTCTAAAACAGCAAAACGACCTGTCAAGAGGAAAATCATAAATTTTCTGAGTTTTTAAAGCTTTCTTTTATGCATATCCAGAAAACTCTTTCCTAGGGCTGCGTATTCATCATCCTGGCAAGAAGGGGTCTCGCACCGTGGTTTAAACATGCTTCGAAAATAGGAAAGCACATAGTCTCGGCGTTCAATCAGATGACGGGCTACCGTTTCTGCCCGATTTACTGGTTCATCACAAAAACCATCAAATACGATGAGTGCAAGCTCCCGAAGCTCTTCCAGGGTAATGGATTCAAAAGCGCTAAGACGACTGGAAAAATCTTCTATGGAAAGGCGTTCAAAGTTATCGGGCCGGAGAAGGGTTAGAAAACGGGTTTTTTCGGTCCGGATCCAGCCGAATTTTTCGGGAGTACCGGTAATTTTCATGTATTCCGCCAGCATAT
The DNA window shown above is from Treponema sp. J25 and carries:
- a CDS encoding GGDEF domain-containing protein, giving the protein MKWLDFLKTERAAPFLVLGMPFVSLLGGLAGLIAGVWGVVSITGLIAIVTYGYALYRYRKKSVSNPENFVEEHPGQPQEIPPDRIDPVTGLANTNGLMAWFSERGKKLAENNRALMILAADLANYQDLVRSRGQSQADAILKEVASRIATFAGAEGIAARTGSNEFAVVATILPRDSLELVAEQAGKLTEVLQRPIEYGGSVIWIGGSVGAARGGALEGPAILEKARKALEEAKKEGAGHYVVADFTGSQKG
- a CDS encoding serine/threonine-protein kinase, translated to MENDMWHAHDEILGTYILQEKLSDTSCFEQWVALAMYSPHRFLLRFLKKDVPDHCTGALKNEIFSLYHYSAEGIIPIVEVETVETQLVISSEYRDELPLRDVVPSDLPLDEKFLFALALRLARTLSFFHSHGLYWGGLLPEGLWVRKKVPRPEDFFFLPPGYAVLLPFLLQKNLIGSEDLPLLAPEIREGKAVSVEGDIYSLGALLRLFGLTEYLHPELFAILSRCSEPNPSQRYRSLEDMIRDLEAWGEKQGIVQPYGSFNSYQKERDGGDKKERGGTTLVQEGGYPLPQSEPRTEVLHYFQALSETYRSRYGYEGEEKNVLPTAPIQNRALKSLPPRAPQNVVLSHQEKGPHPKEEPPPSGWEDPEIADTRTMEKGGINGGTLLPSAENPSSREGTTDGVVFSASERVSFVEQGGMPFAHPSSEGEFIAFRWERNRVLLQEIEKVLEGVVRRARSGRGDLRFIVTSDVLFLKQTIEASDFWSQFRQKVRLIVIEPASPSENTLTVPDFVRSLVGGIERFLAQESSRQRKHLAKVLREACENSEIETQETTAKVASPLVSSNGSFSLQRCSEIFQDPRWVASCLVPLSTPRKPLFLMWWCPIAWDSSLASYIQKLIPFVLERPLCFWVWTETTPSGIP